The genomic segment CCTGGTTTTTTCTATGAAAAGGGGAAAAGGAATAAAGGATAAGATGGATGGATTTTGCTATAAAAATGTACTTGCAGCTTATACTCATATACATGCCCTTGGCACACCATCCTGGGCAGATGCTGTAGTTGCCAATGCCATTAAATGGAAAAAATCCAGACAGCTTTAAATTCATAAAACATTTCATGCAATATGATGCTTTTTTTCTATCAAAGCAATGCTCATGCAGGCTATTCCATCTCCGGTTCCAATCATGCCAAGCCCTTCTGTTGTCGTAGCTTTTATATTTACCTGATCAAGATCAAGATTAAGTGTTTTGCTGATATTTGATACCATTTTTTCCCTTTGTGGAGATATTTTAGGAGCCTGGGCAAAAATAGTTGCATCAATATTAACGATGTAATATCCTTTATCCATAATTAGCTGCCTGGTTTTTTCAAGAAGTATCATGCTGTTAATATCTTTAAATGACAGGTCTGTGTCAGGAAAATGCAGGCCAATATCTCCCAGAGCTGCAGCACCTAAAAGAGCATCGCAGACAGAATGAATCAGGACATCTGCATCAGAATGGCCCAGTAAACCTTTTTCAAATGGAATTGTTACTCCGCCCAGTATAAGTTTTCTGCCAGAAACAAGCTGGTGAACATCATAGCCTATGCCTGTCCGCATTATTTATCTCCTTGATATTTTTTGAGTAGGTTTGATAATAATCTATTTATTTGACATAAGCCTGACTTTTAATATAAAAACAGATTTTAATAAAGATTAATTTATCAAAATCAATAAAAACATAAGTATTCACACCGGGGAAAAAATGAAAAAATTTACTTCAAATATTCTCGATAAAAAGAACATGCTGCCGATTATTATGGCATGTGCAGGTATTGTAATAATTATTTTCTGTTTTTTTATATTCCTGCCAGGTGATAAAACATCTGAAGATAAATTTGGCTTGAAAGTTCAGGAATTAAAAGATCAAATCAGTATATTGGAAAAAAGGATCAGTGTTCTTGAAGAACAGGATAATTCCCGTATGACCCAAATAAGTGCCCTCAGTGAAATGGCAAGAGGATTTAATGAATCATCTCAACGCCTTCAAGCTGTGCCTGGTGAAATGGAAAATATTCAAAAAAAGATTGAACATATTGATCAGAGACAGGGAAACCTGGAAAAACGAATTGCTGAATTTAAAACAAGCCGGACAACAAGGGTAACAAAACAGGCTGTTGCAAAATCCCAAACCAGGCAGGCAGTTTCTGCAAAAAAAACAAACAAGTATCATAAAATCGTTGAAGGCGATACCTTGTATTCCATTGCAAATAAGTATGGATTGACTGTTGACAAGCTGCGCCAGCTTAACAAATTGTCGCCTGAAGCATATATTCAGCCGGGCCAGAATTTGATAATTGATAATTGATAATTGATAATTGATAATTGATAATTGATAATTGATAATTATAGGTGATTTTTGAGATATACGTGTGCAGAATACAGGGAAGAAATGATGCTTATCGGGCTTAGAAAGCAATTGAACCAGGAAGGAATTTCAGAAGAAAAAAAGAAAGAGCTTATAAAGCAGATCAAGAAACTGGAAGCTGAGATGGATATGACCTGACAATTATTTTAATTATTTTCAATAAATTTAAATATTATTTCATTTTTACCAATAAGCCCAAGTTCCTTTCTGGCTACGTTTTCTATATAATCCATATCTGTTCTTAATCTTTCTATATCACGATAAAGAGCCATATTTTTATGAATAAGGATTTCATTTTTTTTTATCAGGCTGTCCCTGCTTTTTTTCATCATGTCAAGCTCTGCAAATCCATTGTCGCCAAATATTATAAATATAAAAAGAGATAATATACCTATTATTGCTGCTGAAAACATGAGATTGTATTTTGAATTCATATGATGCTCTATAAAATTATGTTGATATTATTGTTTACATTATCAAATATTGTTATATATTGCAAGAATATCCAAAACATGTCTTTAAAATCATGATTCCCTTAGCAGCAGGCTTATTATTAAACTTTAATCTTGACATATAAAAGCTGTTTCTGTAATTAGAGGGATTCAAAAAAAATAATATATTAGAAAGGAGTTGGATAAAGTTGGCAAATCATAAATCAGCATTAAAACGTGCGCGGCAGAGTGAAGAAAAACGGATGCGTAACCGCACTGTAAAAACACGGATTAAAAATGTAGTCAAAGAAGTTCGTTCTGCTGTTGCTGAAGGAGCAAAAGACACAGCAGCACAGGATTTGAATAAAGCAAAATCAATTATTGCAAAGGCTGCTAAAAAAGGTGTTATTCACAGAAAAACAGCATCACGCAAAATTTCCCGCCTTGCCAAACATGTAAATACTCTTACAGCTTAATTTTTTAAAATTGAACTGCAAAAACCGCTGATTTTATAACAAATATTTAAATATTTTATGTTTGATTATAAAATCTCAGCGGTTAGAATTCCTGTGTCAGCCTGTTATATATCTCTTCTGCAATTTTCTTTGCAACAGACCTGACAGCATTTTTTTTACCATAGTCAGTGCCTGTTTTTTCAGTCATAACATTGTATGTTTCATTTTCATCAATGTTTGAATCCATCCATATGGTATTGCCGCTGGAGTCTTTTAAATTTGCACTGACAACACCTGTTATTCTTCTTTCCAGGGATGTGATGGAATCTCTTCGGGAAACAGTGTCTATCCTCATTGAATTAATCACACAGGTTAATACTGCATCTGCTTTTTCTTTACTTGTGATTTGAATTCCATGTTTATTAAATTCTGATATTAAATCATTAGTGAAAATATGTTCCGCAGCAATTTCAGCAGTATTGTTTTTAAAGATTTCTATGTGGATTGATTTTATATCTTTTGGCAGGTTTCCCTGTCCTGCAAATCTGTATCCGCATGATGTCAATAATAAAGCAGTAATTATAAAACCCGGGATTAAATTTAGAATACCAAGACTTTTTGTATAATATGATTTCATATTCATGCCTGTTTCCTGTTCCCCGGCTTTTAGCCTGGGAACAGGTGTTCTTTTTATGAAACAACAATATTTACAAGTTTATTTTTAACTACAATTACCTTGCAGATGGTTTTGTCTTGTGTAAACTTTTGAACACGTTCATCATTAAGTGCTGTTTCTTTTATTATATCCTCATTAGTATCTAGGGCAGTACTGAATTTGCTTCTCAGTTTTCCGTTTACCTGTACCACTACCACAATATCATCTTTAACAAGAGCATCTTCATTATATTTGGGCCAGGATGCAAGAAGTATGCTTTGATTATGACCCAGGATTGACCATATTTCTTCAGCAAAGTGCGGAACCATGGGGGAAAGGAGTAAAACAACCGATTCCAGTGCTAGTTTGATAATTTCGTTTGTATGCTTTGTTTTATTATTTATATCTATGCTGTACATTAGATTTACAAGTTCCATAACTGCGCTTATGGCTGTATTAAAGTGGAACCTGTCGTCAATATCATTAGTTACCTTTTTAATGGTTTCATGGATTTTCCTGTGCAGTTCTTTGAGGCTATCATCCAGTTTATCAGCAGGACCCTCATATGGATTAATATGTTTAACAGAATGCATCCAGTCTGCAGCCAGTCTCCATACCCGGTTAAGAAACCTGGAACTGCCTTCCACACCCTGTTCACTCCATTCCAGGTCTTTTACAGGAGGAGCTGCAAAAAGACAGAACAGTCTGGTGGTATCTGCACCATACTGTTCAAGCAGGATTTTGGGATCAATGACATTTTTTTTAGATTTGGACATCTTTTCAACCCTGCCGATAATTACAGGGCTGCTGCACATGGTGCATGTGGGTTTTTCTCCTTCCCAGTTTACCTGGGTTGGGAGTAAAAATTTATGTTCCGGGCATTTTGTAGTTTCTTTGCAAACCATTCCCTGAGTCAGCAGCCTGGTAAAAGGTTCTTTGCAGTTAATCAGCCCCAGTTCATTTAATACACGGGTAAAATATCTTGAGTAAAGCAGGTGTAAGATAGCATGTTCTACACCTCCAATATATTGATCTACAGGCATCCAGTAATCAACCGCTTTTTTGTCAAACATGCCTTTATCATATTTAGGACTGCAGTATCTGTCAAAATACCATGATGATTCTACAAAGGTATCCATTGTATCTGTTTCCCGGCGTGCATCTTCGCGTTTGCATTTAGGACAGGTGGTTTTTATGAAATAGTCCAGTGCTGGAAGGGGGGTTTTACCGCCTTCCAGCAGGTCTGCATCTTCAGGCAGGATAATGGGCAGGTCTTGTTCAGGTACTGGAACAATCCCGCAGTCAGGGCAGTGAATCATGGGAATAGGCGCTCCCCAGTAACGCTGACGAGAGATACCCCAGTCACGGAGACGGAAATTGATGGTTTTTTTACCTTTTCCCTGAGTTTCAAGCCATTTTACTATTTCATCTTTGGCTTTTTCATTTTCCATTTTGTCAAACTGACCTGAATTAACCATTATTCCAGGTTCTGTATAAGCTTGAGACATGGATGAACTGTCAAGATTTCCATCTTCACCCTGAACTACTATTACAATTTCAAGCCCGTATTTTTTTGCAAAATCAAAGTCTCTCTGGTCATGGGCAGGGACTGACATAACAGCTCCGGTTCCATATTCCATAAGTGCAAAATTGGCAGTATAAACAGGCATTTTTTTCCCGTTTGCAGGATTTATGCAGTATGCTCCTGTAAATACGCCTTCTTTTTCATAATTTTCAAGTGCTTTTGAAGTTCTGTCCTGTAATGAAATTTTTTCAATAAAGGCTGATACTGCCTGTTCCTGGGATGTACCCTGAGACAGCTCGGTAACCAGCGGGTGTTCAGGAGCAAGACACATGAAGGTTGCCCCGAAAACAGTATCCGGCCTGGTGGTAAAAACCTTGATTGAATTTTCTGAGTAAGAACCTTGTATCTCAAAACTCAGTTCAGCTCCAAAGCTTTTGCCAATCCAGTTTTTCTGCATCAAGGTTACTTTTTCAGGCCATCCAGGAAGATTATCACAGTGGACCAGAAGGTCTTCAGCATAATCAGTTATTTTAAAAAACCACTGCCACAGCTTTTTCTGGCGCACCAGCTCCCCGCATCTCCAGCATTCTCCCTGTTCTACCTGCTCATTGGCAAGAACGGTCTTGCATGTGTTACACCAGTTTACAAAGGATTCTTTGCGGTATGCCATTCCGGTTTCAGCCATTTTCAAAAAAAGCCATTGTTCCCATTTATAATATTCCGGGCTGCATGTGGCAATTTCCCTGTCCCAGTCATATGAAAAACCAAGCTGTTTGAGCTGTGAGCGCATATTGTCAATATTAGCATAGGTCCATCTGGCAGGGTGGGTATTATTGTCTATGGCTGCATTTTCAGCAGGCATTCCAAACGCATCCCATCCCATGGGATGCAGTACATTAAAGCCCCTCATTCTCTTGTATCTGCCGATTACATCGCCGATAGTATAGTTTCTGACATGACCCATATGAATATTGCCTGAAGGATAAGGAAACATTTCCAGCAGATAGTATTTTTCCTTATCAGGGTCTTCTGTAACCTTGAAAATATTTGATTCATCCCAGTATCTCTGCCATTTAGGTTCAATGGCTTTGGGTTCGTATTTTTCATCCATAATTTATATTCTATCCTCCAAAATATCTGTGAACAGTGATAATAAAAGATTTTTTTTCTTACATAAATAAGTAAAAATAGCAAGAGGGGGAATTTTAATTTAAATTTTTGAAACTATAAAAAAAGGGGTATCCTGCTGGAGGATACCCCTTAAAGGAGATTGAATTATGAATTGAATTATTTCATCTTGCCGATAATATAGCTTGCAATGGTGTTTTTCTGGATCTCTTTGGTTCCTTCATATAATTCACAGATTTTTGCATCACGGGCAAATCTTTCCACTTCATATTCAAGCATGTAACCATATCCGCCCATTAATTGTATAGCTTCGTCACAAACCTCAACAGCACATCTGCCTGCAACCATTTTTGCCATGGATGTCAGTTTGGGATCAATGCGTCCCTGGTCAAAATTCCATGCTGCTTTATAAACAAGGAGCCTTGCCTGCTCAATCTTGGTTGCCATATCTGCAATCTTGTGCTGGTTTACCTGGAATGAGGCAATTTTTTTGCCAAACTGTTCTCTGGATTTTATATATGCCAGAGCGCGGTCAAAAGCTCCCTGGGCAGTTCCAAGACCCTGGGCAGCAATCAGGATACGGCTTTCATCAAAAAATTCAAGTACCTGATAAAAGCCTTTATTTTCTTCACCAATAATATTTTCAGCAGGAACGCGAACATCCTTGAATACAACCTCTGCTGTGTGCATGGATCGGATTCCCATCTTTGTTCCAACGCTTGTTGCAGAAACTCCAGGGCGGTCAGCTTCTACCAGAATCAGGCTCATTCCTCTGTGACTGGGCTGAATTTCCTGGTCTGTCTGGCAGAGAACACTATAAAAACCTGCAAGAGGCCCTCCATTGGTTATGAAAATCTTATTGCCGTTAATTACCCATTCATTACCTTCTTTTACTGCTGTGGTATCCATTCTTGTAATATCAGAACCGTGGTCAGGTTCAGTAAAAGCTCCGCAGGATAATACCTCGCCTTCTGCCACCTTAGGCAGCCACTTGGATTTCTGTTCTTCACTTCCAAAGTGCAGGACAATTTCAGATGCAAAATCTGCCAGGATCATACAGGCTCCCACAGAAGAATCTCCTCTGCATAATTCTTCGGCAACCAGGATATTTTCCATAACTCCATAACCCATTCCTGAATATTTTTCAGGAAAATGAATTCCGATAAATCCCAGTTCAGCAGCTTTTTTCCATATATCAACCGGGTATTCATGCTTTTCTTCAAGTTCTTCAATTAATTCTTTTTTAAATTCTTTTTTTACAAATTCTCTAACAGATTTTTGAATTCTTTCCTGTTCTTTAGTCAGCTCAAATTCCATCAGGATCCCCCCTGTTTTATTAATGTTATTAATAATTAGTTTAAATTATCCATAAATGGACCTTGTGTTCATATGCTAAATAAGATTTATTAATTGTTTAATCTTTATTAGCCTATTGAATTTTATCATAATTCTTAATAAAACTATCACAGGCAAAAGATGAATGCAAGGGTTTTTAAAAAAAATACGAGCGCTCAGTAGGAAATTCATCATGGCATGGTGTTCATTGTTTCCTGCAAAAGTTACTTGACTCTGTTTTTTAACTATCCTAATCATTATAAAAATGTTATTGTAATATTCAAATTAATTGATTTATTATTTTGTTTTTTATAATTTAAGGAAAAAAATACTATGAGTTTTTCAATTGCGCTGGCTGGAAAAGGTGGAACAGGAAAGACTACTGTTTCAGGTTTGCTTATTAAATATCTTGTTGAAAAAGGAAAGGTTCCTGTTCTTGCAGTGGATGCTGATCCTAATGCAAATTTAAATGAGGTACTTGGACTTGAGGTTCCTGATACTCTGGGAAATGCAAGGGAGGAAATGAAAAAGGGCCAGGTTCCAAGCGGTATGACCAAGGATGTATTTATGTCCATGAAGCTTGAACAGGCTGTTGCCGAAGATGATGGTTATGATCTTGTTGTCATGGGCCAGCCTGAAGGTCAGGGATGTTATTGCGCAGCAAATACACTTCTTACAGGATTTCTGGAAAAACTGACAGATAATTATCCCTATATTGTTATTGATAATGAAGCAGGAATGGAACATATCAGCCGTTTGACAACCAAAGATGTTGATGTTCTGCTTATTGTAACAGATACTTCCAGGCGGGGGCTTCTGGCTGCAACAAGGATTAACAAACTTTCCAAAGAGCTTAATATAGGTGTTGCAAAAAGCTGGCTGATAATCAATCAGGCAAAAACAGAACCTTCAGAACAGGTAATGAAAATCCTTGAACAGGAAGGTTTGGAACTGGCAGGAATTATTCCTGAAGATGATAGTATTTATGACTTTGACCTGAATGGTCGTCCTAGTATTGAAATGCCTTTGGAAAACAAAGCTGTTCAAGCAGCATTTGAAATTTTTAATAAAATAATCAAATAGCGGTGCAAAGGTAGAAGGTATGAAAAGAACAGGTTTTTTATATGATGAGAGATATCTGCTCCATAAAACAAGTTCAGGTCATCCTGAATGTCCAGAGCGGCTTACTGCAATCTATAAAGGAATTGAGGAGGCCGGACTTATTCCCAGGCTTACGCCTATCCGTGCAGTTCGTGCAAACCAGAAATGGATTGAAATAGTTCACCATGTCAATTATATTATGAGATTTGAAGAAGCCTGTCTGCTGGGAATGGATGAACTTGATTATCCTGATAATCAAATGTGTTCAGATACTTATGAAACTGCATTTCTGGCAGTAGGCGGGATTCTTCATACTATTGACATGATTATGGAGGATCAAATAGATAATGCTTTTTGCGCCATAAGACCTCCTGGACACCATGCAGAACTTGGCAAGGCTATGGGATTCTGCTATTTTAACAACATAGCTATTGCAGCCAGATATTTGCAGGATAACTGGGATGTAAGAAAAGTGGCAATTATTGATTTTGATGTACATCATGGAAACGGGTCCCAGCATTTATTTGAAAGCGATCCTTCGGTTTTTTATTATTCCATCCATGAACACCCTTCATTTGCATATCCTGGAACTGGAAGAGATTTTGAAAAAGGAAATGATGCAGGATATGGATATACATTAAACTGCCCTGTTCTTCCAGGCCAGGGTGATCGAGAATATAAGGAATTGATGGAAAAGGAGCTTCCGTCTGCCATGGAATTTTTTGAACCTGACTTTATCCTTTTGTCAACTGGATTTGATGCGCATATTGATGATGATATGTCAGGGATCAGCTTGAGTACACAAGGATTTTCATGGATTATGGAAATAATCATGAAGCAGGCTGAGAAATATACCAGTGGAAAGCTTGTTTCCATTCTTGAGGGCGGCTACTGTCTTGAGCGCCTGCCTGAACTTGCTAAAAACCATGTTGAAATTTTATTGAGAGGGTAAAAATGTTTGTTGATAAATCAATGATTAAAAAGGTTGTAACCATAGGCAGGGATACTGGAATTATTGAGATAAAATCCCTGATGAAAGAATATGGAATCCGCCACCTTCCTGTGGTGGATAAAAACAGCAATCTGATAGGTATTGTTACAGACCGTGATATCAGAAGTGCCATGCCGTCTATTTTACTGGATGATTTTGACAGTGCCGAGGTTCGGGGAAAACTTGCTGGTCTTACAGCCAAAGATATTATGACTAAAGAGCCTACAACTGTTTCTCCTACTTATACACTTCAGGATGTTCTGCTTCTTATGCAGGATAAAAAAGTAGGGGCATTTCCGGTAGTGGATAAAGATGGAAAACTTAAAGGCATTATCTCCATCAGGGATCTTATGCGGGCTTTTATAAATGTTCTTGGTATAGGAGAACCTGGAACCCTTCTGGGTATTCTTGCAGAACAAAAAGTCGGGGAGATGAAAAAGATTGTAGATGCTGTTACTGAAGAAAATATATCTTTTGGCAGTATCCTTGTAGCCCGTTACTGGGATGACAGCAAACGGGCATTATTTATTTACCTGCTGACCAATAATGTAGGCAAAATAAAAAGAAAGCTTACCGGCATGGGATATAAACTCATAGATCCTATGGAATGGTATATAGATCAATTACCAAAGAATGAATAAGAAAATAAAAAAAGATCAGGCAGATGTCTGTCCTTATAAAGACCTTTTTATTTATTATATTCAGGGTAAAATAGATTCTATAGAACAGGCTGATCCAGATATTTTTATAGGCAGCTGGGAAGAGGATGATTTTTCTTTTCTGTTTTTTTCCAAACAATCAGACAATATAATTGCCCGTATTTTAAAAGATAAACCTGGGCTGATCCTGCTGGATCAATATCAAATGACATATGAAGAATGGCAGGGAGGCAGGCTTGAGCCATTTAAAGCGGGCAATTTTATTATTGTACCGCCCTGGAAAAAATCAGAATTTACCCAAAATGATGTTCAGGATGCCATAACCATACTTCTTGATCCAGGGGTTGTGTTTGGAACAGGGACTCATCCTACTACCTGTGACTGCATGGATTTAATCTGGCAGGTTTGTAAACAGGAAAAGATACAAACAGCCATTGATATGGGAACAGGTACAGGAGTACTTGCCATAGGTGCTGCCTGCCTGGGCTGCAGCAATATATTTGCCCTTGATTTTAATTTGCTGGCTGTTAAAACAGCAAAAAGAAATATTTCCCTCAATAATTTAGACGGTCATATCCTTGCATTTCAAGGAAAAGCTGAAGATTTTATTGATATTCCAGGAGATTTGCTTATTGCTAATATCCATTATGATGTAATGGAAAAGCTGATTTGTTCAAAAGGATTGTTAAATAAAAAATGGTTTATTCTTTCAGGCCTTTTACGCAGCCAGGCGCGTGAAGCTGCATTTAAACTATCAAAAATGCCCGTTGAAATAATTGAAACACGGGATCGTGACGGTATCTGGCATACTTTTTTAGGCAGGGTGTGCTGAAAAAAATATCATACTATCGAATCTGAAAGGCGAAATATGTACATCAGGTGCTGGGGATCAAGAGGTTCTGTTCCGGTTTCAGGCAAAGAGTATGTCAAATATGGCGGCGATACAACCTGTATTGAAATTCGTTCCCAGGATGATGAAATAATTATCGTGGATTCAGGGACAGGTATCCGATTGCTTGGAAAGCAGTTATTAGAAGAAAAACGAAGTGAATTTCATCTTATTTTTACCCATACTCACTGGGATCACATTATGGGCTTTCCTTTTTTTAAACCTTTTTATTCTCCGCATTCAAAATTTAAAATGTACAGAATTCCTGATGCCAGATTTGTTAAAACAATGCTTTCCAATATGATGAATCCTCCTTT from the Desulfonema limicola genome contains:
- the ispF gene encoding 2-C-methyl-D-erythritol 2,4-cyclodiphosphate synthase, with amino-acid sequence MRTGIGYDVHQLVSGRKLILGGVTIPFEKGLLGHSDADVLIHSVCDALLGAAALGDIGLHFPDTDLSFKDINSMILLEKTRQLIMDKGYYIVNIDATIFAQAPKISPQREKMVSNISKTLNLDLDQVNIKATTTEGLGMIGTGDGIACMSIALIEKKHHIA
- a CDS encoding LysM peptidoglycan-binding domain-containing protein, which codes for MKKFTSNILDKKNMLPIIMACAGIVIIIFCFFIFLPGDKTSEDKFGLKVQELKDQISILEKRISVLEEQDNSRMTQISALSEMARGFNESSQRLQAVPGEMENIQKKIEHIDQRQGNLEKRIAEFKTSRTTRVTKQAVAKSQTRQAVSAKKTNKYHKIVEGDTLYSIANKYGLTVDKLRQLNKLSPEAYIQPGQNLIIDN
- a CDS encoding FtsB family cell division protein — encoded protein: MNSKYNLMFSAAIIGILSLFIFIIFGDNGFAELDMMKKSRDSLIKKNEILIHKNMALYRDIERLRTDMDYIENVARKELGLIGKNEIIFKFIENN
- the rpsT gene encoding 30S ribosomal protein S20; translation: MANHKSALKRARQSEEKRMRNRTVKTRIKNVVKEVRSAVAEGAKDTAAQDLNKAKSIIAKAAKKGVIHRKTASRKISRLAKHVNTLTA
- the lptE gene encoding LptE family protein, with the protein product MNMKSYYTKSLGILNLIPGFIITALLLTSCGYRFAGQGNLPKDIKSIHIEIFKNNTAEIAAEHIFTNDLISEFNKHGIQITSKEKADAVLTCVINSMRIDTVSRRDSITSLERRITGVVSANLKDSSGNTIWMDSNIDENETYNVMTEKTGTDYGKKNAVRSVAKKIAEEIYNRLTQEF
- the leuS gene encoding leucine--tRNA ligase, coding for MDEKYEPKAIEPKWQRYWDESNIFKVTEDPDKEKYYLLEMFPYPSGNIHMGHVRNYTIGDVIGRYKRMRGFNVLHPMGWDAFGMPAENAAIDNNTHPARWTYANIDNMRSQLKQLGFSYDWDREIATCSPEYYKWEQWLFLKMAETGMAYRKESFVNWCNTCKTVLANEQVEQGECWRCGELVRQKKLWQWFFKITDYAEDLLVHCDNLPGWPEKVTLMQKNWIGKSFGAELSFEIQGSYSENSIKVFTTRPDTVFGATFMCLAPEHPLVTELSQGTSQEQAVSAFIEKISLQDRTSKALENYEKEGVFTGAYCINPANGKKMPVYTANFALMEYGTGAVMSVPAHDQRDFDFAKKYGLEIVIVVQGEDGNLDSSSMSQAYTEPGIMVNSGQFDKMENEKAKDEIVKWLETQGKGKKTINFRLRDWGISRQRYWGAPIPMIHCPDCGIVPVPEQDLPIILPEDADLLEGGKTPLPALDYFIKTTCPKCKREDARRETDTMDTFVESSWYFDRYCSPKYDKGMFDKKAVDYWMPVDQYIGGVEHAILHLLYSRYFTRVLNELGLINCKEPFTRLLTQGMVCKETTKCPEHKFLLPTQVNWEGEKPTCTMCSSPVIIGRVEKMSKSKKNVIDPKILLEQYGADTTRLFCLFAAPPVKDLEWSEQGVEGSSRFLNRVWRLAADWMHSVKHINPYEGPADKLDDSLKELHRKIHETIKKVTNDIDDRFHFNTAISAVMELVNLMYSIDINNKTKHTNEIIKLALESVVLLLSPMVPHFAEEIWSILGHNQSILLASWPKYNEDALVKDDIVVVVQVNGKLRSKFSTALDTNEDIIKETALNDERVQKFTQDKTICKVIVVKNKLVNIVVS
- a CDS encoding acyl-CoA dehydrogenase family protein → MEFELTKEQERIQKSVREFVKKEFKKELIEELEEKHEYPVDIWKKAAELGFIGIHFPEKYSGMGYGVMENILVAEELCRGDSSVGACMILADFASEIVLHFGSEEQKSKWLPKVAEGEVLSCGAFTEPDHGSDITRMDTTAVKEGNEWVINGNKIFITNGGPLAGFYSVLCQTDQEIQPSHRGMSLILVEADRPGVSATSVGTKMGIRSMHTAEVVFKDVRVPAENIIGEENKGFYQVLEFFDESRILIAAQGLGTAQGAFDRALAYIKSREQFGKKIASFQVNQHKIADMATKIEQARLLVYKAAWNFDQGRIDPKLTSMAKMVAGRCAVEVCDEAIQLMGGYGYMLEYEVERFARDAKICELYEGTKEIQKNTIASYIIGKMK
- a CDS encoding AAA family ATPase, encoding MSFSIALAGKGGTGKTTVSGLLIKYLVEKGKVPVLAVDADPNANLNEVLGLEVPDTLGNAREEMKKGQVPSGMTKDVFMSMKLEQAVAEDDGYDLVVMGQPEGQGCYCAANTLLTGFLEKLTDNYPYIVIDNEAGMEHISRLTTKDVDVLLIVTDTSRRGLLAATRINKLSKELNIGVAKSWLIINQAKTEPSEQVMKILEQEGLELAGIIPEDDSIYDFDLNGRPSIEMPLENKAVQAAFEIFNKIIK
- a CDS encoding histone deacetylase; the encoded protein is MKRTGFLYDERYLLHKTSSGHPECPERLTAIYKGIEEAGLIPRLTPIRAVRANQKWIEIVHHVNYIMRFEEACLLGMDELDYPDNQMCSDTYETAFLAVGGILHTIDMIMEDQIDNAFCAIRPPGHHAELGKAMGFCYFNNIAIAARYLQDNWDVRKVAIIDFDVHHGNGSQHLFESDPSVFYYSIHEHPSFAYPGTGRDFEKGNDAGYGYTLNCPVLPGQGDREYKELMEKELPSAMEFFEPDFILLSTGFDAHIDDDMSGISLSTQGFSWIMEIIMKQAEKYTSGKLVSILEGGYCLERLPELAKNHVEILLRG
- a CDS encoding CBS domain-containing protein, with product MFVDKSMIKKVVTIGRDTGIIEIKSLMKEYGIRHLPVVDKNSNLIGIVTDRDIRSAMPSILLDDFDSAEVRGKLAGLTAKDIMTKEPTTVSPTYTLQDVLLLMQDKKVGAFPVVDKDGKLKGIISIRDLMRAFINVLGIGEPGTLLGILAEQKVGEMKKIVDAVTEENISFGSILVARYWDDSKRALFIYLLTNNVGKIKRKLTGMGYKLIDPMEWYIDQLPKNE
- a CDS encoding 50S ribosomal protein L11 methyltransferase produces the protein MNKKIKKDQADVCPYKDLFIYYIQGKIDSIEQADPDIFIGSWEEDDFSFLFFSKQSDNIIARILKDKPGLILLDQYQMTYEEWQGGRLEPFKAGNFIIVPPWKKSEFTQNDVQDAITILLDPGVVFGTGTHPTTCDCMDLIWQVCKQEKIQTAIDMGTGTGVLAIGAACLGCSNIFALDFNLLAVKTAKRNISLNNLDGHILAFQGKAEDFIDIPGDLLIANIHYDVMEKLICSKGLLNKKWFILSGLLRSQAREAAFKLSKMPVEIIETRDRDGIWHTFLGRVC